ttatgtttagttttgttgtcttGCTTTGGTTAGTTGCTGGTGCTATTTTTTGGGAAGGATTTTCTATAATTTCCCTTTTGCTTATTTTGTAACCAtgttcctccaccaaaagtgagggtatattaataaataaatggaggtgccgccctcatttagtaaaaaaaaaaaaatcttccaaaaccatcactaatattgtaaactaaattatttttacaatttttaaataaaaagactattagtgacgaatctaaaccgtcAGTACTAttgtttacaaaattatttttaaattttttaaataaaaaaaactattagtgatgacaataaaccgtcactaatacaagttattagtgatgattttgaaaattcgtactaatagtgttaactatattttttttatattttaatataataatagtagtgacgacTACCTAGTCGTCGCTAATAacgacttttagtgacggatttcatttgtcactaatacccatagaatcgtcgctaatatttttctgaGATAATTTATGCGTGAAAAATGGTTTCCCGCGATAGTTTGAGCAAGAAAATCGATTTGTAGTGACgaagttattagtgacggttttaaaaccgtcactaatagtgtcgtataaGTGAtaggttttaaaaccgtcactaattcttacactattagtgaaggttctcaaaaatcgtcactaatacccacttttagtgacaaaattgaatctgtcactaataaatttgtcactaaaaatcatTCTTTTTGTAGCGAGTTTTCCTTTGAAAGAAACCGGCCAAATCATGCGAATTCAAAAGTTTTTAAtaaaacaacccaaaaaatatttttaacattgaaatttaaaatattttttgggaataaTAGATGGTCTGATTTCACTATTGAGGATATGTAGGCATTCTACTTTGTCAATCTAGTCATCTAAATTCTAATTtctttgcatgtttgtatgtctTTTGATTAGGCATTAAGAAGTAAGACTTTTGAGGTTAAGTCCTCTGTATGAATCCTATGAAGTCTTTTCAAAGGGGTTTAAGGGTTAGTAAATTTATGAAACGAATGAAcgtataaaaataaaataaagaattgCGTTGGATGCTCGACTTACCTCTATAAGTCGTCAACCATCTAGTTCTtcaatatgatttttttaattttttttttcaaaattcaatcatttctttcaaaaatttgcttttcaaaaaagaaagatacatacatatacacaagATAAGCATGGTAACTATTCATGAAATAAGTGTTTTAGGATAGTAATTCTTTGAATTCAATAAAAAGGAATTTAAAGTAttaccttccctattcacaaaGGTACTCTTGAACCtaatatgttttcaaaatattttcctctattttaccttttcaaaaattgtttaaaaaaagTGGTAactttattttctaaaataaaaggaCAAATTAGGGAACCAATGGTTTGGTTTTCTATATATACTTATTTGGCTTGTTAAACAGTCACCAAAATATTGGTTACCCAAACGAGTTTCCAAAAAATTTGTGGCCAGATATGATAAACCACTTATCTTGGAAATTATTTGGCAAAGTGAAGTTGGTGTGGCAGTGCGGCTTGGTGTCTCGAGAAGAGTATGTCCAATTTCAAATAAGGCGGGTTGTGTTTACCATGttgtaacaattttttttttcttaaaactgcACGTCATGATTGGTTTGCGAATtgaataaagataaaaaaaaaaaaaaagaatgtaaTGAAAAATTAAACGGGAAGAATAACAAAATCAAGTAATGAATTCGATTCCATTCCCCTTGATTCCATTCCATTCTTATGTACCAACCATGTAGTTAATAAGGCGCTAGGTTGACTCATAAGTAACTAAATCCTACTTTGATTGAGTCTGTTCGATTATGATGAAGTCAGCCGAGTCAGAACTGGTTCAAGTCAAATCTAGAATTGAGACCTTCGCTGAATCAGGCTAGTCCAATGAATTAATTATTTGAATCCAACATAAGAGAAATAGAAGAGGGTAATCAATATGGGACTCTAAGAAAACTTTCAATGTTTAAGTCAATAAGATTGTTTAAGGTCAGAAGAAGGCATAAAGGAATAAGGTTTCTCCAATCACTTACGACTTACCTCTTTATCGACTATAGATGAATGCGTATAGGCATTTTCTTCATCCCATATCCTCTCCTTGTTTTTCTCGACCTATTATGGAAACCACATAATTGGTATTCAACTTTCATTGTTATTCCAGTCCACAACCTAAATGGCAACACGCATTTTTCGGCAAagatgaattttattttatatatttgttatgttttaaaaatatttttcaaactttaaattaggacaaaatatttataaaaaaaattgacgGACGAATTTGGAAAATGAATTGAGGAAGTAGGAGTCCTTTTCTGAACTCCTAAATAAGTCTACCGGTTTATCTTGCGTGGAAATTGTAAAGGTGAATATCTTTAAGCCACAATTTTAGCAAAAACTCTTTCACGAATTTCAACCCCATCCTATATGCTATGTTTGACAATATGCATTCTAAGTTCTTAGTTTCTTTatgtaaaagttaaaaaaaaatcaagtacATCTTTTTGTAGATCTCTATAAACCCAACTGCTGTACGATCAGATTCGTTCACATTATGTATGAttgaaaacataaaatttgagacttaaatttaaaattttagatattaaaaaaaaagaaaaaagaaaaaagaaacagaaACGGCATTTGAATCCCAATCACGAACCACGAGCAGATGAACATCACAAACTCCTAATATTCTTCATCGCAAATAACCTACTCATTCATCACATCAACAGATCGATCGATCAATCGGGGACAGCACTGCCTCTATCCTGGCCAGATTACGACAAAATCATCTTTAAAAATCCAATCCAAGTGATTGTTAACGCAGCTGCAAATGGAGACGGCCGAGTCACCGAAGAAGATTGCGGAACCGCCGAGGACGGAGTCCTGCCGGAACCGGTGGTTGTCGGCGGCGAtggggtggtggtggtggagggTCCTGACGGCGTTCCCGACGGCGACGCCGGCGCTGAGGCCCCGACGGTGATGGCGACCTTCATCCCGGAGCTACAGTGTCCGATTACGCCGCAGATGAAGTACTGGGTCCCGGCAGTCTTAAGGGCGATGGTGGTGGGGCCACTGGTGTACGAGTTAATGGCGTTGTTTGTATTGCAAGCGGTGTAATCGGTCTGGCTCACTTCCTGCACCGTGTGGCTGCTCCCGTAGTTGAACACTGTCAAATcattttccaaaaataataaatgaacaatTAGCCTTGATTGCAGATGTGAGAACGGAAATACgaatcataaaaatatatatatatatatatatatatatactataagtGAGAAGAGAGAAACCTAAACTATCGCCAACCGCAAAGGTCTTGCTGGTGGTCCAAGTGCTGTAATCATAGCCACTAGTCCAACCGCTCGCGTCTCCGACTGTGTAAACTGTTGCAAAGATTGGCGCAACCCAGCATAAAATGTAGACTATGCATGCATTAATTTCAAAGCTAGAAATTGccattggagagagagagaggtgtgcgTGTGTGCGTTTTGGTTTTGGTACATGAATGGATGGGGGCATGGGAATGTGCAGATATATAATGGGGAGAAGGAGTAAAGATGGTGGAGTGAGTAGGGGATTTGGTCCGCTTAATTCAATCGGAAAGGAGGGGATGAGCTGAGCCAGACATTTCACCAAACCTCTCCCCAAAAAGTGGATGCTCATTTTCCCCATCGACTTTGGTGAGTTTATTacattttctctttctctctgtgTTGCTTCACCTTGGCGTGGGGATGTTGGTTAGGGTTTGTCCTTTGCGCCAACTCATAATCATTGTTTTGTAGAAACCCATACTCAATTCATGTACATCGTGAGGGGCTTCCAACCGCATGATCTAGAAATTATTGACTACTTTTTTATCACTTTTTgttcaatagaaaaaaaaaatcatgcacaagatggGAAAAAAAGATATCATCGATACTAAATTTGTTTAGAATTTTATTTATAAGTTTGTGTCACATTAGAAAATTTGAATAGATGATGAGTGCgagtgaatgatgggtgcttatatacacgGTTAGAACTAAGATCCAATAGATTTAAACTTTTGAATTAAATTGGTATTCATTTATCGTATCAAGTCTATCCATGGACTCTTCCTAACAAAATTTTGAGtcattcataaaattttaaatttaagaaatTTATGAAATAAGAGATAGAATGCTTCTTCTTGCTTAATTCAACATAATCGGCTTtcgataaataaaataatttaatattgaCCGACTGACATAATTGACTTTTTATTGAACTATGAGtctttttatacaaaatttgtgtaaaaaaaattaaattttgcatcatgttatttgaattattttcaatGCGAACACACGCGCAAACGCATGCAtgtatattatttaatttatttacattaaaaaaatactatatatatatatatatatgaacaaaaCTTAGAAAAAATCGtatgaaattatttaattttacgTTTGTTCAAAGTACTGCTATGAATTTAGTTTATAGTTGAATAATAGAGTTGGCCTTTTATGAATTGGATGAAAAATTCTATGaaacatattttttattaaaataaaaagactTGACTCTCTTAATTATTCGTATTAGCAATTTCTTTTGTATGAGTCTTTGTAATCAAATGCATATAATCATTGTAAAATGCGTCCAAGACAAGCCAGGtaatgtaaataaataaaataaggtaagTTTTTTATTCTTCATTTTATCCCTTCTATGCACCAACTCCTAGGAAATAAAGTTAGCTGTAAAGTTTAGATGACAATTATTATATTGTCTGACGACAATTCTTTTATCTATAGTTTgggtttaaataaaaaataaaataaaatctaactcttctatttttgtattatttatttttatttatgcaaaaatattatttatttataatagtGTGAAAAATAGTAGTATACACATACTACTACAACTTAAGTTTGCAATTTTTTAACATACTAATACCGaacaaattattataaaaaatgtaAGAAATAGTTGTTTCATTCAACAATTATTATTTTAGTTATTTCAAATGAATCAATGCTTTCAAAGGTATTCTAATGATAATTTGATTCTAAGTAAATCACATAACTAATCGATAAAAGATACGTTTCAAAAAGTATAATGGACATTttgttaaatatatattttatatgatcaATATAAAATCTAATCAATAAGAAGATAGATTTTCTATGAGTAATGCTTGAATCTATATATCACTTGCTTTTTGCTTGTGAGTTAAAAGGTCATTTTCTGTAAAATTATTTGTCTTTTTAAAATCTCAAGGATTTTCGCAAATTTAAATATGTAGTTTAATTTGTTCTTGTTTAtattgaaaatgagaaagatttgtAAAGGACAATTCATTCACATAGGATTTAGAAGAAACACTGAATGACAAAAACATTATACTAACGATTGGACTCACTAAAAGAATGCATGACCTACATCGATAGGGCTCACACCAAGTATACCTCTTAACGGTTGGATCCACTAAAAGAATATGGGACCCATATCATTAGGGCTCACTCCAAGTAATACATCTTACTTGTATGGATTCAAATGCAcaaaatgcttttttttttcgAAAGCATAAAATGCATTTCTTTTTTCAAGTAATCACTCCTAAATTTGACTCCATTTAAGCTTAGGATTTTAGCTTATTTTCAATTCTCCTTGAGCTAATATATTCCTcataccattttttaaaaaatgaagataaatttttattttgatatataagtCCAAATTGTTGTGTAAAAGAGTTTATATTGTAAAAAGATGTCTACCCGACTTCTTCAAAATAGTTTAtgtatcaaaaataaaaataaaaaaggttgggggtcatttttcaaaattaggattTAGCGCAATGTAGAATACTATATAATGGCACCCTACTTTGTTTGAGAAGGGAAAATAGGGGGACAAAAATCAAAAGCaaaagagaaatttttttaaaaaataaaaaataaaaaagtcttGAACATGAGCCTACACACTTAGGCAAAACAAAATTCTTTTGGAGTGgtcaaaagaaaacaagaaaaatagGTGTATGAATGTACACGTCCATGTATGTTGCAAATTTACAAATATATGCATGCAAACACCCAAATGAACCACCAAAATAGCATTTTCCCATATTAATgccatattttgtaaaaaaagaTTATAAAGGGATTGAACGACATCGTTTAGAGCCTCATTCTCCATCTTCCCCTTCCCTGCTAAAGTTGCCCACTATTTCTTAGAAAATTTACATAAAAAAGGATCTTTAACTTATTTTATGAACCATAATCAAGTAAGAATATAAAAGATAAACTATGAGATAATGTTGTGCAAAGATTACCAATGCGTAAAGGAAATACAAATCGAATCAGATCGTGCAATGTAATAATCAACGATGAATAATACGGAAACAATCAATCACACAGATAACAAAGGAAAGCAAATAAAACACACTACATAAGAATTCACgaggttcggcaatgtgcctacgtccacgagagcaagcggttgaattttcactatcttataaaaaaataaaaataaaaacggTTACGATATTGTTTATATACAAACCCTATACGTACATAAGGCTTAGAAAAGTGCGCCTGTAGCAATACCTAgaggaaaatcctctaaaatcCCTAATCAACTGATCTTCTCAATTTAAAATCTGTAATCAGCGTTGAACGAGACCGTCGACGATTTAgagcaaaccattgacggtttaatACAAAGACTAAACTATGAAGGCTGAAACCATCACTGGTTTCAGGCAAACTGTCGATGTTTATCTCCCGAGGGTAAACGGTAGatcaaactgtcgatggtttcttCCTACAACCTAGTTCCTTGTTCTTGCTTTACCATTCTTTTCCTATGTatgtattccactcaatataAGCAACATTCTCCA
The sequence above is a segment of the Malania oleifera isolate guangnan ecotype guangnan chromosome 8, ASM2987363v1, whole genome shotgun sequence genome. Coding sequences within it:
- the LOC131161975 gene encoding blue copper protein-like is translated as MGKMSIHFLGRGLVKCLAQLIPSFPIELSGPNPLLTPPSLLLLPIIYLHIPMPPSIHVPKPKRTHAHLSLSPMAISSFEINACIVYILCWVAPIFATVYTVGDASGWTSGYDYSTWTTSKTFAVGDSLVFNYGSSHTVQEVSQTDYTACNTNNAINSYTSGPTTIALKTAGTQYFICGVIGHCSSGMKVAITVGASAPASPSGTPSGPSTTTTPSPPTTTGSGRTPSSAVPQSSSVTRPSPFAAALTITWIGFLKMILS